In Runella sp. SP2, the genomic window AGGTAATACACACATTTACTGTACCCATTTCGCTTTGTTTCTTAGAAAATCAATCGTCGTTTTGGAATATAAACCAATATAATCTGCACGTCCTTTCGTCAGAACACCGTGGGCTTTTGAAGGAGTTTGGTCAAAAGAATCATCTCACCACTTTTGCGATTCCTTTTACCCGCAACAAAGACATTCTCAATTCGCTCTCAAATATAAGAGTGCTTTACGCTTACTTCCGTAAGCATCGCCCTACCCTAGTTCACGGCAACACCCCCAAGGCCGCCTTTCTAAGCATGATGGCTGCGACGTTCGCCCGTGTGCCTGTTCGCGTGTATGAAATGCACGGGCTTCCACTCGAAACGGCCCGCTGGCCTTGGAAACTATTCTACTGGGGAATAGAAAAAATGACATGTGCGTTGGCTACCCACGTCATCGCGGTCAGTCCTTCCCTACGGCAAAGTGCCATCCAAAAACGTTTGATTTCTACGCAGAAAATTTCGGTTATGCACCACGGCAGTTGCAACGGCATAGATGCCAAACAGAAATTTAACCCTGCTTTTATCGACTTAGAAAAAGTAGAAAATTTACGAAAAAAGTGGAATCTCAATCCTGCTCAGCCCATCGTCGGATTTGTGGGTAGGCTCACGCCCGACAAAGGTATTCAAGAATTGTATGATGCTTGGCAATGGGTAAAGCAGGTCATTCCTGCCGCTAAACTTTTGATGGTGGGTGACTGTGACGACCGACAGCCTATTTCCCATCGGTTGCTTTCACAATTGAAACACGATACTTCGATTGTACACATCAATCACCAATCAGACATTGCTTCCGTGTATGCACTGATTGATTTTTTGGTATTGCCCAGTCACCGCGAAGGACTCGGGAACGTTGTCCTAGAAGCCGCTGCCATGGGCAAACCCGCAGTGGTGAGTAACGTCACGGGCTTGAAGGATGCCGTTGACGATAACCGAACAGGCACATTTTGCGCGCCCCGCTCAGCCCAAGACCTTGCAGCGAAAATAATTGCCTACCTCCAAAACCCGCAGCTCATCCACCAACATGGGCAAGCAGCCCAGCTCCGCGTCCGCAAATGGTTTGTTCCAGAAGACGTATGGCACGCAAAACTTATGCTTTATCGGCGTTTGGTAGCCGCTACCGAATCCGTAACTTTGCCGCATGTACCCACAATTTTTCAAACCGCTGATTGACAAAACCGTCGCTGGTATTTTACTACTCCTTACTTTACCTATTACGCTGTTGGTAAGTGGATTGTTGTATTTTTATAACGACGGAAAACCTTTCTTTTTTCAACTGCGGCCTGGACTTCATGGGCAGATTTTTAGGATTTGGAAGTTTAAAACCATGAACGACCGTAAGAATAAACAGGGAGAACTATTACCCGACCACGAGCGCCTGACAGCGGTAGGGAAATGGGTACGCAAAACTTCGCTAGATGAATTGCCTCAGCTTATCAATGTATTGAAGGGCGATATGTCGCTGGTTGGGCCTCGTCCGTTATTAGTGGAATACTTACCGTTGTACAATCTCCGTCAACAGCGCCGACATGAGGTCAAACCTGGGATTACGGGCTGGGCACAAATCAATGGGCGCAACGCGATTTCATGGCAGCAAAAATTTGAGTACGATGTTTGGTACGTAGAAAATCTTTCCTTCTTTCTCGACTTGAAGATTTTATGGCTAACGGCCATGAAAGTGGTTAAATCGGAAGGAATAAATGCTTCGCAGACAATGACAATGGAAAAATTTACGGGAAATAACTAACTCCAACGACTATGCTCTTATACGGTGCCAGTGGTCACGCCAAGGTAATCATCAGTTGTTTGCGGGCCCAAAATGTAGAAATCAACGCCATTTTTGATGATGATTTATCGAAAAACGAACTTTGGGGAATTCCTGTCGTTGGAAAGTATCGTGCCCAACAATCGCCGTCTCTTCCCCTCATTATTTCTATAGGCTACAATGCCATACGAAAAAAAGTAGCTTCAAGCATACAACATCGTTTTGGAAAAGTGGCTCATCCTACGGCTATCATTGACGAATCGGTGGTATGGGATGAAGGGACCGTTATTTTTCACAACACGGTAATTCAAGCCGACGCTTATATTGGTAAACACGTGATTGTCAACACCGCCGCCTCCATCGACCACGACTGTATTATTGGAGATTTTGTACACATTGCACCCAGAGCCACGCTGTGCGGCAACGTTCGGGTAGGAGAAGCGACGTTGATTGGCGCTGGGACAGTCGTCGCTCCTAACTTAACCATTGGCAAAAACTGTATGATTGCCGCAGGAAGTGTTATCACCAAAAACATTCCTGACAACGCCATTGTACGCGGCAATCCTGCTCGGGTTATCAAAATAAGTGCTTGATTACAAGTTAACTGTTATTTGTTAGCCGTTTGAGTGTGCCGAGGGATGCTCACACCCCGAGCTTTAGCTTAGTTCTTCTTAAAGATGTGGTATAAAAGCCGACGGACAATGTTGTTGACCCAACCTCCTGCCCGAATCCAAACAATTGTTTTTATTAAAAGGAGTCCAAACACAATAGCAAAGCCCCAATAACGGCTATCGAGCCATTCGTTGAGTA contains:
- a CDS encoding glycosyltransferase — protein: MKVIHTFTVPISLCFLENQSSFWNINQYNLHVLSSEHRGLLKEFGQKNHLTTFAIPFTRNKDILNSLSNIRVLYAYFRKHRPTLVHGNTPKAAFLSMMAATFARVPVRVYEMHGLPLETARWPWKLFYWGIEKMTCALATHVIAVSPSLRQSAIQKRLISTQKISVMHHGSCNGIDAKQKFNPAFIDLEKVENLRKKWNLNPAQPIVGFVGRLTPDKGIQELYDAWQWVKQVIPAAKLLMVGDCDDRQPISHRLLSQLKHDTSIVHINHQSDIASVYALIDFLVLPSHREGLGNVVLEAAAMGKPAVVSNVTGLKDAVDDNRTGTFCAPRSAQDLAAKIIAYLQNPQLIHQHGQAAQLRVRKWFVPEDVWHAKLMLYRRLVAATESVTLPHVPTIFQTAD
- a CDS encoding sugar transferase; protein product: MYPQFFKPLIDKTVAGILLLLTLPITLLVSGLLYFYNDGKPFFFQLRPGLHGQIFRIWKFKTMNDRKNKQGELLPDHERLTAVGKWVRKTSLDELPQLINVLKGDMSLVGPRPLLVEYLPLYNLRQQRRHEVKPGITGWAQINGRNAISWQQKFEYDVWYVENLSFFLDLKILWLTAMKVVKSEGINASQTMTMEKFTGNN
- a CDS encoding acetyltransferase, whose amino-acid sequence is MLLYGASGHAKVIISCLRAQNVEINAIFDDDLSKNELWGIPVVGKYRAQQSPSLPLIISIGYNAIRKKVASSIQHRFGKVAHPTAIIDESVVWDEGTVIFHNTVIQADAYIGKHVIVNTAASIDHDCIIGDFVHIAPRATLCGNVRVGEATLIGAGTVVAPNLTIGKNCMIAAGSVITKNIPDNAIVRGNPARVIKISA